From Paenibacillus physcomitrellae, the proteins below share one genomic window:
- the pulA gene encoding type I pullulanase encodes MSVQKERQMTSNYGDPVITGGLSVFDSAFDEAYFYEGNDLGAVYSAEQTRFLLWAPTAGEAWVYLYDSWDSETPDKRRMRRDAKGTWVLEAEGDLAGVYYTYTVKIGDELHEAVDPYAKAVGVNGDRGCILAPESTNPERWTEDKPPLDSHLDAVIYEIHVRDATIHPASGVQHKGEYLGLCERGTKGPGDIPTGLDHIVNLGVTHVQLLPVYDYATESVDETRLDDPQYNWGYDPKNYNVPEGSYSTDPYDPAVRIRELKQLVQTFHDRGLRVVMDVVYNHVYDGHLIHFNRLVPGYYLRYTADRQFSNGSGCGNDIASERPMVSKFIIDSVLFWAKEYHIDGFRFDLMGLLDIDTMNELRRRLDELDPSILLYGEGWNIPTELQPKRQASMANAGRLPGIGHFSDLIRNAVKGNVFDPHDGGFITGAGGLENQIRKAVVGSIPYNEELQGFALEPVQSVNYAECHDNYTMWDKIVLATGSDSALLRAAMHRLGTAIVLTSQGLPFVHAGQEFLRTKDGVENSYNAGDLVNRLDWDRCNVHQEDVAYVRELIALRQQHPAFRLHTADLIRRHLHFELAPYHSVAYTLREYAGGDPDRHLFVIYNANKERITVELPALGHWEARFGESLISFLSGERLEIEGIGMVVLGIR; translated from the coding sequence TTGTCCGTACAGAAGGAAAGGCAAATGACCAGCAACTACGGTGATCCTGTCATTACCGGGGGCTTAAGTGTGTTTGACTCCGCATTTGATGAAGCTTACTTTTATGAAGGAAATGATCTGGGCGCTGTTTACTCGGCGGAACAAACCCGTTTCCTTTTATGGGCTCCGACGGCTGGCGAGGCCTGGGTATATTTATATGACAGCTGGGATTCGGAGACTCCGGATAAGAGGCGGATGCGCAGGGATGCCAAAGGAACCTGGGTGCTTGAAGCCGAAGGTGACCTGGCAGGCGTTTATTATACTTACACTGTAAAAATAGGCGATGAGCTGCATGAGGCCGTTGATCCATACGCCAAGGCGGTCGGTGTCAACGGAGACCGCGGCTGTATTCTTGCGCCGGAAAGCACAAATCCCGAGCGGTGGACGGAAGACAAACCGCCTCTTGATTCGCATCTGGATGCGGTTATTTACGAAATCCATGTCCGGGATGCCACCATTCATCCGGCAAGCGGCGTCCAGCATAAAGGGGAATACCTGGGCTTGTGCGAAAGAGGGACCAAAGGGCCGGGGGACATACCGACGGGACTTGATCACATCGTAAATTTGGGCGTGACCCATGTCCAACTGCTGCCGGTCTACGATTACGCAACGGAAAGCGTTGATGAGACCCGTCTGGACGATCCTCAGTACAACTGGGGGTACGATCCTAAAAATTATAACGTCCCTGAAGGTTCCTATTCGACAGATCCCTACGATCCGGCAGTCCGGATTCGTGAACTGAAACAGCTTGTTCAGACGTTCCATGACCGGGGCCTCCGGGTTGTGATGGATGTCGTCTATAATCATGTGTACGATGGCCATTTGATTCATTTCAACCGGCTGGTGCCCGGCTATTATCTGCGGTACACGGCTGATCGCCAGTTCTCCAACGGTTCGGGCTGCGGCAATGATATAGCTTCGGAACGGCCGATGGTATCCAAGTTTATTATCGATTCCGTACTCTTCTGGGCCAAAGAATATCACATAGACGGTTTCCGATTCGATTTGATGGGACTGCTCGACATCGATACGATGAATGAACTCCGCAGACGGCTTGATGAGCTCGACCCGTCGATCCTGCTTTACGGGGAAGGCTGGAATATCCCGACGGAGCTACAGCCCAAGCGGCAGGCTTCCATGGCCAATGCCGGCCGGTTACCGGGGATCGGTCATTTCAGTGACCTGATCCGTAACGCGGTGAAAGGAAACGTGTTTGATCCCCATGACGGAGGGTTCATTACAGGGGCCGGGGGACTTGAGAATCAAATCCGCAAAGCTGTGGTCGGAAGTATCCCTTACAATGAGGAGCTTCAAGGCTTTGCCCTCGAGCCCGTTCAATCCGTGAACTATGCGGAATGCCATGACAACTACACGATGTGGGATAAAATTGTGCTGGCGACGGGCAGCGATTCTGCCTTGCTTCGGGCCGCGATGCACCGTCTGGGCACCGCGATCGTGTTAACCAGCCAGGGGCTTCCGTTTGTTCATGCGGGCCAAGAGTTCCTTCGTACGAAAGACGGCGTGGAGAACAGCTATAACGCCGGTGACTTGGTCAACCGGCTGGACTGGGATCGCTGCAATGTGCACCAGGAGGATGTCGCTTATGTGCGGGAGCTGATTGCTTTGCGCCAACAACATCCGGCTTTCCGGCTTCACACCGCCGATTTGATCCGCCGGCATCTGCATTTTGAGCTGGCGCCTTACCATTCTGTCGCCTATACTTTGAGGGAATATGCGGGTGGCGATCCCGACCGGCATTTATTTGTCATATATAACGCAAACAAAGAGCGAATTACTGTAGAACTGCCTGCATTGGGCCATTGGGAAGCCCGTTTTGGCGAATCGCTGATCTCCTTCCTTTCGGGCGAGAGGCTGGAAATAGAGGGCATCGGCATGGTCGTCCTGGGGATTCGGTAA
- a CDS encoding MsnO8 family LLM class oxidoreductase — protein sequence MQMTSNQTGSGRLPLRLGVLDLVPQAEGATAEQAVSEAVLLARLAERSGYERYWAAEHHDLPGLACAAPEVLLAHIGAVTRHIRLGTGALLLPHYSPLKVAETFRLLAALNPGRMDLGIGRAPGGPAHASMALSGNFLQRVYGMEQSVQALIELLDGTYAYEGQPVQAKPVPAVEPELWMLGTASKSAVYAAQNGCGFVFGAFMSDEDPAKVLASYREAFVPSKRLAEPKTMMAVGIFCADTSAEAAKLARDSSRDNARPETPVQAPRKHQVQGTAEEAVAMLKQWQRAYNNEEFLVMTPSWNYEARRRSFELLGKCLQNMEQGLL from the coding sequence ATGCAAATGACAAGCAATCAAACCGGCAGCGGCCGGCTGCCGCTGCGTTTAGGTGTATTGGATCTGGTGCCGCAAGCTGAAGGAGCGACGGCAGAGCAAGCCGTTTCAGAAGCCGTATTATTAGCTCGATTGGCAGAGCGGTCCGGCTATGAGCGGTATTGGGCGGCGGAGCATCATGATCTTCCGGGTCTGGCCTGCGCCGCCCCGGAAGTGCTGCTGGCCCATATTGGGGCGGTTACCCGCCATATCAGGCTCGGGACCGGTGCGCTGCTGCTGCCGCATTACAGCCCTTTGAAGGTTGCGGAGACCTTTCGGCTGCTGGCGGCGCTTAATCCCGGACGTATGGATCTGGGGATCGGCCGCGCTCCGGGCGGACCGGCCCATGCCTCGATGGCGCTGAGCGGGAATTTCCTGCAGCGCGTTTATGGCATGGAGCAGTCGGTTCAGGCCTTGATCGAACTGCTTGATGGAACCTATGCTTACGAAGGTCAGCCCGTTCAGGCGAAGCCGGTTCCAGCCGTGGAACCGGAGCTGTGGATGCTTGGAACAGCCAGCAAAAGCGCAGTATATGCCGCACAGAACGGATGCGGATTTGTATTTGGCGCTTTTATGAGCGATGAAGATCCGGCTAAGGTCCTGGCTTCATACCGTGAGGCATTTGTTCCTTCCAAGAGGCTGGCTGAACCCAAAACGATGATGGCAGTCGGTATTTTTTGCGCGGACACTTCGGCAGAAGCGGCGAAGCTTGCCAGGGACAGCAGCAGAGACAACGCGCGCCCGGAGACGCCGGTTCAGGCGCCTCGGAAGCATCAGGTTCAGGGAACGGCCGAAGAAGCGGTCGCGATGCTAAAGCAATGGCAGCGCGCCTATAACAATGAAGAATTCCTGGTCATGACCCCTTCCTGGAATTATGAAGCCAGAAGGCGCTCTTTCGAGCTGCTGGGCAAATGCCTGCAGAATATGGAGCAGGGGCTCTTATAG
- a CDS encoding hemolysin family protein, translating to MDSDRLGLKLVMVVLLIGLSAFFVAVEFAAVRMRQSRVDQLIAEGKRNALAVKKVLNHLDGYLSACQLGITITSLGLGFLGESTVEKLLHPVFHALHLPESVNGVISLILAFAIITYFHVVVGELAPKTVAIRKTEMIMLLTAGTIIWFNRIMFPFIWLLNGSANLLVKLFGIKPASEHEEAHSEEELQIILSESFESGKINQAEYGYVSRIFAFDNMLAKEIMVPRTDMICLYTNLSREENLTIIKEQQYTRFPVVKNNKDHVIGIINTKQFFLEYDDEPDLDLSTLLQPVLSVAETMPVNDLLKKMQKERTHIAILIDEYGGTSGMVTIEDILEEIVGEIRDEFDAEEEESVRILDEDHIIVDGKLSINQLSRYLPIELDDEEWDTIGGWLYAHQDTLDAGEGFWYEGYLFTVLEREKTRYLRIEIQSAPANDEDAGPTVESEL from the coding sequence ATGGATAGTGACAGGCTTGGGTTAAAATTGGTCATGGTTGTTCTGCTGATCGGGCTGTCGGCGTTTTTTGTGGCTGTGGAATTTGCTGCGGTTCGGATGCGTCAAAGCCGGGTGGACCAGTTAATAGCGGAAGGTAAAAGAAATGCTTTAGCGGTTAAGAAAGTATTAAATCATCTGGACGGCTATTTATCGGCCTGCCAGCTTGGCATCACCATTACCTCTCTCGGACTTGGTTTTCTTGGTGAGTCTACAGTAGAGAAGCTGCTGCATCCGGTGTTTCATGCGCTGCACCTGCCGGAATCGGTAAACGGAGTTATTTCGCTGATTTTGGCTTTTGCCATTATTACTTATTTCCATGTCGTTGTCGGCGAGCTTGCCCCAAAGACGGTGGCTATTCGAAAGACCGAAATGATTATGCTGCTTACGGCGGGGACGATTATCTGGTTTAACCGTATAATGTTCCCGTTTATCTGGCTGCTGAACGGATCAGCCAACCTGCTGGTCAAGCTGTTTGGCATCAAACCGGCTTCCGAGCATGAAGAAGCTCATTCGGAAGAAGAGCTGCAAATTATTTTGAGTGAAAGCTTTGAAAGCGGAAAAATCAATCAAGCCGAATACGGGTACGTGAGCCGGATCTTTGCTTTTGACAATATGCTGGCTAAAGAAATCATGGTGCCCCGTACCGATATGATTTGTTTATATACGAATTTAAGCCGTGAAGAGAATTTAACGATCATTAAGGAACAGCAGTATACCCGTTTCCCGGTCGTTAAGAATAATAAGGACCATGTGATCGGGATCATCAACACCAAGCAGTTTTTCCTCGAATATGACGATGAACCGGATTTGGATCTTTCGACCCTGCTCCAGCCTGTATTGTCTGTAGCTGAAACAATGCCGGTGAATGACCTGCTGAAGAAGATGCAGAAAGAGCGGACCCATATTGCGATTCTGATCGACGAATATGGCGGCACCTCGGGGATGGTCACGATCGAGGATATTCTGGAGGAAATTGTTGGTGAAATCCGCGACGAATTTGACGCTGAGGAAGAAGAGAGCGTCCGGATTCTGGACGAAGACCATATCATCGTGGACGGTAAGCTCTCCATCAACCAGCTTTCTCGTTATCTGCCGATTGAACTGGACGACGAGGAGTGGGATACGATCGGTGGCTGGCTTTATGCTCACCAGGATACCCTGGATGCAGGCGAGGGGTTCTGGTACGAAGGCTATTTGTTCACTGTGCTGGAGCGGGAGAAAACCCGCTACCTGCGGATTGAAATCCAGTCGGCCCCGGCGAATGATGAAGATGCTGGTCCAACCGTGGAATCCGAATTGTAG
- a CDS encoding HAMP domain-containing protein translates to MTERERNSETRLNDLEQVDTAELMNGLMALKRGDFSFRMPYNLTGISGKVADTFNEIMEMQESFVQEIGSVAHIVGKEGKHTRRFMHKNTGGSWKTTIDTLNGLIEDLIQPTSEMVRVINAVAQGDLSQKVELQIEGRPLTGEFQRTAANINRMVNQLSNFASEVTRVSLEVGTEGILGGQADVKGVSGTWKDLTDSVNNMANNLTNQVRNIAAVTTAVANGDLTKQITVDAKGEILELKNTINTMVDQLSMFASEVTRVAREVGTEGRLGGQADVQGVSGTWRDLTESVNDMASNLTDQVRNIAVVTTAVAKGNLTKKITVDAKGEILLLKDTINTMVDQLSNFAAEVTRVAKEVSNEGKLGGQADVKDVSGTWKDLTDSVNFMASTLTDQVRNIAEVTTAVAKGDLSKQITVNAKGEILELKNTINTMVEQLLTFASEVTRVAREVGTLGILGGQAQVKGAAGTWRDLTESVNDMASNLTNQVRNIAVVTTAVANGDLSKKITVDVKGELLELKNTVNTMVDQLSSFASEVTRVASEVGTDGKLGGQAKVRGVGGIWQDLTDNVNIMATNLTDQVRGIAKVVTAVANGNLMQKLNVDARGEIAELRDTINNMIDTLATFAAQVTTVAREVGAEGKLGGQADVPGAAGTWRNLTDNVNYMASTLTTQVRAITNVVTAVTAGDLSRTIDVAAAGEVATLKDNVNEMIRNLKETTRINKEQDWLKTNLAKFSRMLQGQRDLLAVGWMILSELAPLVSMQHGVLYMNRFRSGEPVLKLFASYAYQERKHLSNEFRAGEGLVGQCLIEKQRILLTNVPSDYVVVSSGLGEAAPLNIVLLPIIFEEQVLGVMELASFQAFSDIDIAFLDQLMDTIGSVINSMLANQRTEELLTQSQSLTEELQKQQQELQQKNEELEDKAQLLVIQKAEVEMKNNEVEVAKQILEEKAEQLALTSRYKSEFLANMSHELRTPLNSLLLLAEQLADNPDLNLTSNQVKYAETIKDAGTELLNLINDILDLSKIESGTISADYSDVSLLELLEGLDRTFRHMVDGDKLQFRLRIEHGVPDQIRTDLKRLQQILKNLLSNAFKFTERGEVNLKVRLADEGWSAHHELLNQAQAVICFSVTDTGIGIPEEKQQIIFEAFQQADGSTNREYGGTGLGLAISKEIATLLGGEITLYSVAGKGSSFNLYLPLDKALPETEPGKKYVPEVIDITPREQNRSMMPKSPFSELIDDRDNIQPGDTVVLIIEDDWKFSQILMGILRKKNLKVIVTSRGNEALSVAVQYKPAAITLDLRLEDIDGLLVVDQLKNDLKTRHIPICVITVEEDEALAKQKGIYEFICKPVGNEELEIKLDHLIAYANEPSRRVLIVSSSEEQRQEVIAFTQGESIEIVECETAGEALDQLERQAFDCMVIDNDLSTPSRDAVALIQDVVKQPRYKYLPIIIKRNVKWTLDQEENLEELMKFSVIKETKTLNQIVDEIGLFLHRKWDDLCSTTQELLIKLHQSDDMIKFKKVLVVDDDIRNIFALMTILERHNMKVIAAENGEEAIRILEETPDIEIVLMDIMMPVMDGYETTRRIRQDERFRDLPIIALTAKAMKGDREACLEAGASDYITKPVNSTGLLTMIRSWLGISVAEAAAAAEETLDLSEE, encoded by the coding sequence ATGACGGAGCGAGAACGTAATTCCGAAACGCGGCTTAACGACTTGGAGCAAGTGGATACAGCGGAGCTGATGAATGGCTTGATGGCTTTAAAGCGCGGGGATTTTTCTTTCCGGATGCCTTATAACCTGACTGGTATTTCGGGGAAAGTGGCCGATACATTTAATGAAATCATGGAAATGCAGGAAAGCTTTGTTCAGGAAATAGGCAGTGTCGCTCACATTGTCGGGAAAGAAGGCAAACATACGCGGCGTTTTATGCATAAAAATACCGGTGGTTCCTGGAAAACCACCATCGATACACTGAATGGGCTGATTGAGGATTTGATTCAGCCTACCAGCGAAATGGTCCGCGTCATCAACGCCGTCGCCCAAGGGGATCTGTCGCAAAAGGTAGAGCTGCAAATTGAGGGCCGGCCCTTGACGGGCGAATTCCAGCGCACAGCCGCCAACATCAATCGGATGGTGAATCAGCTTTCAAATTTCGCTTCCGAAGTGACCCGGGTTTCGCTGGAGGTGGGCACCGAAGGGATACTAGGCGGACAGGCGGATGTTAAGGGCGTTTCGGGGACTTGGAAGGATTTGACGGACAGCGTCAATAACATGGCGAACAATTTGACCAACCAGGTACGGAATATTGCAGCAGTCACGACGGCTGTTGCCAATGGCGATTTAACGAAGCAAATTACGGTGGATGCCAAAGGCGAAATTCTGGAGCTGAAGAATACGATCAACACGATGGTGGATCAGCTGTCGATGTTCGCGTCCGAGGTTACGCGCGTAGCCCGGGAAGTAGGGACGGAAGGCCGGCTTGGCGGACAGGCCGACGTTCAAGGCGTGTCCGGTACCTGGCGCGATTTGACAGAGAGTGTTAACGATATGGCGTCCAACTTGACCGATCAGGTCCGCAATATTGCGGTAGTAACTACGGCCGTTGCCAAAGGGAATTTGACGAAGAAGATTACGGTAGATGCCAAAGGTGAAATTTTGCTGCTGAAGGATACCATCAATACGATGGTGGATCAGCTTAGTAATTTTGCGGCGGAGGTTACACGGGTCGCGAAGGAAGTATCCAACGAAGGCAAGCTGGGAGGCCAGGCGGACGTTAAGGATGTATCCGGTACGTGGAAAGATTTAACGGACAGCGTAAACTTTATGGCGAGTACGCTGACCGACCAGGTCCGCAACATCGCAGAAGTGACCACGGCGGTCGCCAAGGGGGATTTGTCCAAACAAATCACGGTCAACGCTAAAGGTGAAATCCTCGAACTGAAGAATACGATCAACACGATGGTTGAACAGCTGTTAACGTTTGCTTCAGAAGTAACGCGCGTAGCCCGCGAGGTAGGTACATTGGGCATTCTAGGCGGACAAGCTCAGGTAAAGGGTGCGGCCGGCACGTGGCGTGACCTGACGGAAAGCGTTAATGATATGGCGTCCAATTTGACTAACCAAGTGCGGAACATTGCGGTCGTGACAACGGCCGTCGCCAACGGGGATCTCTCTAAGAAGATTACGGTAGATGTTAAGGGAGAACTGCTTGAGCTGAAGAACACCGTTAATACGATGGTGGATCAGCTCAGTTCGTTTGCCTCCGAGGTAACCCGGGTGGCAAGTGAAGTAGGAACGGACGGTAAGCTTGGCGGACAGGCCAAAGTGAGGGGAGTCGGCGGAATCTGGCAGGACCTGACCGACAACGTAAATATCATGGCTACGAATTTGACGGATCAGGTGCGCGGGATCGCTAAAGTCGTGACGGCGGTAGCCAACGGGAACCTGATGCAGAAGCTGAACGTTGACGCCCGCGGGGAAATTGCCGAGCTGCGGGATACGATCAACAACATGATCGATACGCTGGCTACGTTTGCGGCCCAGGTTACAACGGTTGCCCGCGAGGTAGGCGCGGAAGGCAAGCTTGGCGGACAAGCCGATGTGCCGGGAGCGGCGGGAACTTGGCGTAATCTGACTGATAACGTTAACTACATGGCGAGTACGCTGACTACACAGGTACGGGCGATCACGAATGTTGTAACCGCTGTAACGGCAGGCGACTTGTCCCGGACGATCGATGTAGCGGCTGCGGGCGAGGTTGCGACCTTGAAAGATAACGTCAATGAAATGATCCGTAATTTGAAGGAAACGACCCGGATTAACAAGGAGCAGGATTGGCTCAAGACCAATCTGGCCAAGTTCTCCCGGATGCTTCAGGGGCAGCGCGATCTGCTGGCGGTTGGCTGGATGATTTTGTCCGAGCTGGCTCCGCTTGTATCGATGCAGCACGGCGTTTTGTACATGAACCGCTTCCGCAGCGGGGAGCCGGTGTTAAAGCTGTTTGCCAGCTATGCTTATCAGGAGCGCAAGCATCTGTCGAATGAATTCCGGGCGGGGGAAGGATTGGTGGGCCAGTGTCTGATCGAGAAACAACGCATTCTGCTCACGAATGTCCCGTCTGATTATGTGGTCGTTTCCTCCGGGCTTGGCGAGGCGGCCCCATTAAATATTGTTCTGCTGCCGATTATATTTGAAGAACAGGTTCTGGGGGTTATGGAACTGGCCTCGTTCCAGGCCTTTAGCGATATTGACATTGCATTTCTGGATCAGCTGATGGATACGATTGGGAGCGTGATCAATTCGATGCTAGCGAACCAACGAACCGAAGAACTGCTCACCCAGTCTCAATCGTTGACAGAAGAACTGCAGAAGCAGCAGCAGGAGCTCCAGCAGAAGAATGAAGAGCTGGAAGACAAAGCGCAGCTGCTGGTCATTCAGAAAGCTGAAGTCGAAATGAAGAACAATGAAGTAGAAGTAGCCAAACAGATTCTCGAGGAGAAAGCGGAGCAGCTAGCCTTAACATCACGTTATAAATCCGAATTTCTGGCCAATATGTCTCATGAGCTGAGAACGCCGCTGAACTCTCTGCTGCTGCTCGCTGAGCAGCTCGCAGACAATCCGGATCTTAATTTGACCTCCAATCAGGTGAAATATGCCGAGACGATCAAGGATGCGGGGACTGAGCTGCTCAATTTGATTAATGATATTCTGGATCTGTCCAAAATCGAGTCGGGAACCATTTCCGCCGATTACAGCGATGTTTCCCTGCTTGAGCTGCTTGAAGGGCTTGACCGGACTTTCCGTCATATGGTGGACGGTGATAAATTGCAGTTCCGGTTAAGGATCGAACACGGCGTTCCCGATCAGATCCGGACAGATCTGAAACGGCTGCAGCAGATTCTAAAGAATCTGCTGTCGAACGCCTTTAAATTTACCGAACGGGGTGAGGTGAATTTGAAGGTCCGGTTAGCGGATGAGGGCTGGTCGGCTCACCATGAGCTGTTGAACCAGGCGCAGGCCGTGATCTGCTTCTCGGTAACGGATACCGGCATCGGCATTCCGGAGGAGAAGCAGCAGATCATCTTCGAGGCGTTCCAGCAGGCGGACGGAAGCACCAACCGCGAATACGGCGGCACCGGGCTTGGACTGGCCATTTCCAAAGAAATTGCGACCCTGCTTGGCGGGGAAATAACGTTGTACAGTGTGGCTGGTAAAGGCAGCAGCTTCAACTTATATTTGCCGCTCGACAAGGCGCTTCCGGAGACGGAGCCTGGCAAAAAGTATGTTCCGGAAGTTATTGATATTACCCCAAGAGAGCAAAACCGGTCGATGATGCCGAAATCTCCTTTCTCCGAGCTGATTGATGACCGGGATAACATTCAACCTGGCGATACTGTGGTGCTCATCATTGAAGACGACTGGAAATTCAGCCAGATCCTTATGGGTATTCTTCGTAAGAAGAACCTGAAAGTGATCGTGACCTCGCGGGGGAATGAAGCGCTGTCGGTGGCTGTACAATATAAACCAGCTGCTATTACCCTGGATTTAAGGCTGGAGGATATCGATGGTTTGCTGGTGGTCGACCAGTTGAAGAACGATTTAAAAACACGGCATATTCCCATTTGCGTGATTACGGTAGAGGAAGATGAAGCGCTGGCCAAGCAAAAGGGAATTTATGAGTTTATCTGCAAGCCGGTTGGGAATGAAGAGCTCGAAATCAAGCTGGATCATCTTATCGCTTATGCGAATGAGCCGAGTAGAAGAGTTCTTATCGTATCTTCATCCGAGGAGCAGAGACAAGAAGTGATCGCCTTTACCCAAGGCGAATCTATAGAAATCGTCGAATGCGAAACCGCGGGAGAAGCGCTGGACCAGTTAGAGCGTCAGGCCTTTGACTGCATGGTGATCGATAACGATTTATCCACTCCTTCCCGGGATGCTGTTGCCTTGATCCAGGATGTGGTCAAACAGCCCAGATATAAATATCTGCCTATCATCATTAAACGCAATGTGAAATGGACACTGGATCAGGAAGAGAATCTAGAGGAACTGATGAAATTTTCGGTGATTAAGGAAACCAAGACCTTAAATCAAATTGTCGATGAAATTGGCTTGTTCCTGCACCGGAAATGGGATGATCTCTGCAGCACCACTCAGGAGCTTCTAATCAAGCTCCACCAGTCTGACGACATGATCAAGTTCAAGAAGGTGCTCGTCGTTGATGATGATATCCGGAATATTTTCGCATTAATGACGATCCTGGAAAGACATAATATGAAGGTAATCGCCGCCGAAAACGGCGAGGAAGCTATCCGGATCCTCGAGGAGACGCCGGATATTGAAATTGTGCTTATGGATATTATGATGCCGGTCATGGATGGTTATGAAACAACACGGCGTATTCGGCAGGATGAACGGTTTCGGGACTTGCCGATTATTGCGCTGACGGCCAAAGCGATGAAAGGGGATCGAGAGGCCTGCCTGGAAGCTGGAGCTTCGGACTATATCACAAAACCGGTCAACAGCACGGGGCTGTTAACGATGATCCGCAGCTGGCTGGGAATTTCTGTCGCTGAAGCGGCGGCAGCGGCTGAGGAAACGCTGGACCTTTCTGAGGAATAA